A single genomic interval of Dysidea avara chromosome 8, odDysAvar1.4, whole genome shotgun sequence harbors:
- the LOC136263633 gene encoding carbohydrate sulfotransferase 15-like isoform X1 translates to MLPMDLKGSYYIMLAALITVVIVLYAFSSSPHATNFISDLTVGSNATMTGINRMIPNDDEFEVFEFNSSKGKERVNLTPGLMKDLNICKHTALNMNKIVYKSYEYRQNILKTLVPPSEQFFADFKNPCWYANYTFPKEFNFLYCTIRQKLPLSSDLELLKHVYAETEGEPVKTLQCLPYFYLVGFSKCGTTALTSYIRQHPEYIHPCQKEPHWWSFYKIFDEKDRDTASLLYYLKCFDDAAQKIKSSPRTFITGDESSTIIWNRPTYVHHKEDRIACETPLLIESIQPGTKHIVAIRNPPDQVYSGFYYICGEKIAMKYLNPQTFHTFVENSLKYWKSCIQNYSTVECLYNKYSDLEAPPCESFITFIHPYIMVSIWLQVIPRERILFVKSEELRENTTDVMRDLYKFLELSPLTNAQLAKVVSNQHINELSIKKPPMLPSRRELLQEFFEPFNLKLAQLLNDDKFLWKDA, encoded by the coding sequence ATGTTACCCATGGATCTGAAAGGAAGTTATTATATAATGTTGGCTGCACTTATAACAGTGGTAATTGTGTTGTATGCATTCTCAAGTTCTCCTCATGCAACCAATTTCATTAGTGATTTGACAGTTGGTAGTAATGCAACCATGACTGGAATAAACAGGATGATTCCTAACGATGATGAATTTGAAGTATTTGAATTCAATTCTTCTAAGGGTAAAGAGAGGGTAAACCTCACGCCAGGGCTTATGAAAGACCTCAACATATGTAAACACACGGCACTGAATATGAATAAAATTGTCTACAAAAGCTATGAGTACAGACAAAATATCTTGAAGACTCTGGTACCACCTTCAGAACAGTTTTTTGCAGATTTTAAAAACCCATGTTGGTATGCCAATTATACCTTTCCTAAGGAGTTTAACTTTTTGTATTGCACTATACGACAGAAGCTACCTTTAAGTAGTGACCTAGAATTGCTTAAACATGTTTATGCAGAAACAGAGGGTGAGCCAGTCAAAACACTGCAATGTTTACCATACTTCTATCTTGTTGGATTCTCAAAGTGTGGTACAACTGCACTTACGTCATACATCAGACAACATCCAGAATATATTCACCCTTGCCAAAAAGAACCACACTGGTGGTCTTTTTACAAAATATTTGATGAAAAGGATAGGGATACAGCTTCTTTGTTATACTATCTCAAGTGTTTTGATGATGCTGCTCAAAAGATAAAGAGTTCTCCAAGAACATTTATTACAGGTGATGAAAGCAGTACCATTATATGGAATAGGCCTACTTATGTGCACCACAAGGAAGACCGTATTGCTTGTGAAACACCTTTGCTTATTGAATCAATACAACCAGGTACTAAGCATATTGTTGCAATTCGTAACCCACCTGATCAAGTGTACTCAGGATTTTATTATATTTGTGGTGAGAAAATTGCAATGAAATACCTTAACCCACAAACATTTCACACATTCGTAGAAAACAGTTTAAAATATTGGAAATCTTGTATACAAAACTATTCCACAGTGGAATGTTTGTACAATAAATATTCTGATCTTGAAGCTCCTCCATGTGAATCATTCATTACCTTCATTCATCCTTACATCATGGTATCCATCTGGCTTCAAGTAATTCCAAGAGAGAGGATACTGTTTGTGAAATCTGAGGAACTTAGAGAAAATACTACTGATGTTATGAGAGACCTTTACAAATTTTTAGAATTATCACCTCTCACCAATGCCCAGTTAGCAAAGGTGGTGAGTAATCAACACATCAATGAATTATCAATTAAAAAACCTCCAATGCTACCATCAAGAAGAGAGTTACTACAAGAATTCTTCGAACCATTCAATTTGAAACTAGCACAGTTACTAAATGATGACAAATTCTTATGGAAAGATGCTTAA
- the LOC136263633 gene encoding carbohydrate sulfotransferase 15-like isoform X2 → MTGINRMIPNDDEFEVFEFNSSKGKERVNLTPGLMKDLNICKHTALNMNKIVYKSYEYRQNILKTLVPPSEQFFADFKNPCWYANYTFPKEFNFLYCTIRQKLPLSSDLELLKHVYAETEGEPVKTLQCLPYFYLVGFSKCGTTALTSYIRQHPEYIHPCQKEPHWWSFYKIFDEKDRDTASLLYYLKCFDDAAQKIKSSPRTFITGDESSTIIWNRPTYVHHKEDRIACETPLLIESIQPGTKHIVAIRNPPDQVYSGFYYICGEKIAMKYLNPQTFHTFVENSLKYWKSCIQNYSTVECLYNKYSDLEAPPCESFITFIHPYIMVSIWLQVIPRERILFVKSEELRENTTDVMRDLYKFLELSPLTNAQLAKVVSNQHINELSIKKPPMLPSRRELLQEFFEPFNLKLAQLLNDDKFLWKDA, encoded by the coding sequence ATGACTGGAATAAACAGGATGATTCCTAACGATGATGAATTTGAAGTATTTGAATTCAATTCTTCTAAGGGTAAAGAGAGGGTAAACCTCACGCCAGGGCTTATGAAAGACCTCAACATATGTAAACACACGGCACTGAATATGAATAAAATTGTCTACAAAAGCTATGAGTACAGACAAAATATCTTGAAGACTCTGGTACCACCTTCAGAACAGTTTTTTGCAGATTTTAAAAACCCATGTTGGTATGCCAATTATACCTTTCCTAAGGAGTTTAACTTTTTGTATTGCACTATACGACAGAAGCTACCTTTAAGTAGTGACCTAGAATTGCTTAAACATGTTTATGCAGAAACAGAGGGTGAGCCAGTCAAAACACTGCAATGTTTACCATACTTCTATCTTGTTGGATTCTCAAAGTGTGGTACAACTGCACTTACGTCATACATCAGACAACATCCAGAATATATTCACCCTTGCCAAAAAGAACCACACTGGTGGTCTTTTTACAAAATATTTGATGAAAAGGATAGGGATACAGCTTCTTTGTTATACTATCTCAAGTGTTTTGATGATGCTGCTCAAAAGATAAAGAGTTCTCCAAGAACATTTATTACAGGTGATGAAAGCAGTACCATTATATGGAATAGGCCTACTTATGTGCACCACAAGGAAGACCGTATTGCTTGTGAAACACCTTTGCTTATTGAATCAATACAACCAGGTACTAAGCATATTGTTGCAATTCGTAACCCACCTGATCAAGTGTACTCAGGATTTTATTATATTTGTGGTGAGAAAATTGCAATGAAATACCTTAACCCACAAACATTTCACACATTCGTAGAAAACAGTTTAAAATATTGGAAATCTTGTATACAAAACTATTCCACAGTGGAATGTTTGTACAATAAATATTCTGATCTTGAAGCTCCTCCATGTGAATCATTCATTACCTTCATTCATCCTTACATCATGGTATCCATCTGGCTTCAAGTAATTCCAAGAGAGAGGATACTGTTTGTGAAATCTGAGGAACTTAGAGAAAATACTACTGATGTTATGAGAGACCTTTACAAATTTTTAGAATTATCACCTCTCACCAATGCCCAGTTAGCAAAGGTGGTGAGTAATCAACACATCAATGAATTATCAATTAAAAAACCTCCAATGCTACCATCAAGAAGAGAGTTACTACAAGAATTCTTCGAACCATTCAATTTGAAACTAGCACAGTTACTAAATGATGACAAATTCTTATGGAAAGATGCTTAA